One region of Primulina tabacum isolate GXHZ01 chromosome 17, ASM2559414v2, whole genome shotgun sequence genomic DNA includes:
- the LOC142530446 gene encoding F-box/LRR-repeat protein At3g26922-like: protein MEIISRTWTEFFLEKSPKMLQNLVDALLEFKVSLLKIMSERIRVNNNAGKKPREESVTDDHDEDIISNLPENIISHILSLLPAKDALRTSALSKIGNTSGLIPTIKTFRLKFLYKYSPSRLRTWISTALMRNVEHVEINYDHEGVVLPRCLFNCKSLTILKLRLPCTLRVPAGNWFSNLKILYLARVEILNVCVSNTPMFDFPVLESLDLDNCKWLEVKSVEIKAPALSKFNVTNYLGLPKGGNCRIKISGAKLLKFHLYGHFVESFDLSASSVFSVIVNCPFLAFDLPFVQKDGLSARLLLKRCFSLKHLKLAGCVVELLWDDDNYDEVESVPSCITCHLSKVQFRGFSGRKAQVHLADFWLTNAVGLKKMLGLYRKRSDESQTEENFWTKLKNAFKDGNFRVDSFIKNMSDFERFFG from the exons ATGGAAATAATTTCACGAACTTGGACAGAATTTTTCCTTGAAAAATCTCCGAAAATGCTGCAGAACCTTGTGGATGCTCTTCTCGAATTTAAG GTCTCACTGTTAAAAATCATGAGTGAAAGAATTCGTGTTAACAACAACGCCGGTAAGAAACCGAGAGAGGAGTCGGTTACAGACGACCATGATGAAGACATCATTAGTAATTTACCGGAGAATATTATCAGTCATATTCTATCTCTCCTACCGGCGAAGGATGCTCTTCGGACTTCTGCATTGTCCAAGATTGGGAATACAAGTGGACTT ATTCCGACCATAAAAACCTTTCGTCTAAAATTTTTGTACAAGTACAGCCCTAGTCGACTGCGAACATGGATATCTACTGCATTGATGAGAAATGTCGAGCATGTAGAGATAAACTATGATCATGAAGGTGTTGTTTTACCCCGTTGCCTTTTTAATTGCAAGTCATTGACTATACTGAAACTTCGATTACCTTGTACTCTTAGAGTTCCAGCGGGCAACTGGTTTTCCAACCTTAAGATTTTGTATCTTGCCCGAGTTGAAATTCTAAACGTTTGTGTTTCCAATACACCGATGTTTGATTTCCCGGTCCTGGAGAGTCTTGACCTAGACAATTGCAAATGGTTGGAAGTGAAGTCTGTGGAAATCAAGGCTCCGGCACTGTCTAAGTTCAATGTGACAAACTACTTGGGTCTTCCTAAAGGAGGGAATTGCCGGATCAAGATATCTGGAGCCAAGCTTCTGAAGTTTCATCTCTATGGCCATTTTGTAGAGAGTTTTGATTTAAGCGCGTCATCGGTTTTTTCCGTAATTGTAAATTGTCCCTTTCTTGCCTTTGATCTTCCATTTGTCCAAAAGGATGGATTATCTGCTCGTCTCTTATTGAAAAGATGCTTCAGCTTAAAACATTTGAAGCTAGCAGGTTGTGTAGTGGAG TTGTTATGGGATGATGACAACTATGATGAGGTGGAATCTGTGCCGTCTTGTATTACATGTCACCTTAGTAAAGTTCAGTTTCGTGGATTCAGCGGGAGGAAAGCACAAGTTCATTTAGCAGATTTTTGGTTGACCAATGCGGTAGGACTGAAGAAAATGTTGGGGCTCTACAGAAAGAGATCCGACGAAAGCCAAACCGAGGAGAACTTTTGGACGAAACTGAAGAATGCATTTAAGGATGGAAATTTTAGGGTCGActcttttataaaaaatatgtcAGATTTTGAACGTTTCTTTGGatga